A single genomic interval of Clostridium facile harbors:
- a CDS encoding murein hydrolase activator EnvC family protein, which produces MKKRHLTKLLAIVLAATMSVGVLPITVSATSSLDQVQNKKQQLAEKLDNLQGKNKESAEYQAALDEQIVVMQQEIDIYQSQEDNLNSEISAKEAQISQLNSQLLDTQREVDEKNAEIEQKEQEKQKTIDQLKERMVADYKAGQTTTLDLLLTADDFGEFMASMEYIKRIAKHDQDLIETLTQQVEEINQNKKEVETKLSELETQKSDLEAQLDEVRIQYDEASSVRASKEAAQADLNAKKQQSIQYQGDIQQEIQEIEEQYENAGQPNGTNQIETGTISGSGYMWPVPGRAMGDGYGSRVLNGKVVNHWGIDIPAPLGTNICAAKSGTVVVSLDEEFNKQGSGYGGYGSVVVIQHDDGYYTLYAHASALLAYEGQRVEQGQVIAKVGHSGQAYGNHLHFEVRDRTKEPKTARKLNPLNFVSPS; this is translated from the coding sequence ATGAAAAAACGTCATTTGACAAAGCTGCTTGCGATTGTTTTAGCAGCTACTATGTCAGTTGGTGTTTTACCGATTACTGTTTCTGCAACAAGTTCTTTGGATCAGGTTCAAAACAAAAAACAGCAGTTAGCAGAAAAGTTAGATAATTTGCAGGGAAAAAATAAAGAGTCTGCTGAATACCAGGCTGCTTTGGATGAGCAAATTGTTGTCATGCAGCAAGAGATTGATATCTATCAATCCCAAGAAGACAATTTGAACTCAGAAATTTCAGCAAAAGAAGCTCAAATTAGTCAATTAAATTCTCAGCTATTGGATACTCAGAGAGAAGTTGATGAAAAAAATGCTGAGATTGAGCAGAAGGAACAGGAAAAACAGAAAACAATCGATCAATTAAAAGAAAGAATGGTTGCGGACTATAAAGCAGGACAAACTACTACTTTGGATTTACTGTTGACTGCCGATGATTTTGGTGAATTTATGGCAAGTATGGAATATATCAAACGTATTGCCAAACATGACCAGGATTTAATTGAAACTTTAACTCAACAAGTAGAGGAGATTAATCAGAATAAAAAAGAAGTAGAAACAAAATTATCAGAATTGGAAACACAAAAATCTGATTTAGAAGCTCAGTTGGATGAAGTACGTATCCAATATGATGAAGCATCTTCTGTCCGTGCGAGCAAAGAAGCGGCTCAGGCTGATTTAAACGCAAAAAAACAGCAAAGCATTCAATACCAAGGGGATATTCAACAAGAAATCCAAGAAATAGAAGAACAATATGAAAATGCTGGTCAACCCAATGGAACCAACCAAATAGAAACTGGAACAATCAGTGGCAGTGGTTATATGTGGCCAGTTCCTGGCAGAGCTATGGGAGATGGATATGGTTCTCGTGTATTGAACGGGAAAGTGGTAAATCATTGGGGTATAGATATTCCAGCTCCACTTGGTACCAATATTTGCGCTGCTAAAAGTGGTACCGTTGTAGTAAGTTTAGATGAAGAGTTCAATAAACAAGGATCAGGATATGGTGGATATGGTAGTGTTGTTGTTATTCAACATGACGACGGCTATTATACTTTATATGCACATGCCTCTGCACTTTTAGCATATGAAGGCCAAAGAGTAGAACAAGGTCAGGTAATTGCTAAAGTAGGACATTCAGGTCAGGCTTATGGAAACCATTTGCATTTTGAAGTACGGGATAGAACAAAAGAGCCTAAGACTGCAAGGAAATTAAATCCGCTTAATTTTGTTTCTCCTTCTTGA
- a CDS encoding S41 family peptidase — protein sequence MNKKISLGGAIAFSAIVAAITFIITWIASSNVFDGLMSNVSQRDAIYQKLDEIDKTVRTHYIGDLDETTLQNYIARGYVAGTGDDYATYYSAEDLKTLQQDQQGYVTGIGITGSQDESGYIKVLTIYEGSPASAAGIESGDLIVAIEGNDVKTSGYSVAMKQLQGEAGTVVKLTVRHNGQDNELELTRQKMSIPTVSYRMIDDKGYIKISSFKGNTVDQFKTAIEDLQAQGAQGVIFDLRDNTGGTIDSVTKILDQILPEGTLGNYRYKDGSTEELGYSDATSIDLPMVMIANNETASASELFIADLKDYDKAKLVGTTTYGKGVCQTLYTLQDGSAVNITSCYFDPAKTENFNGVGITPDFEVKLSEESQKLYASGSLTDESDTQLQKAIEVLETETK from the coding sequence ATGAATAAAAAAATTTCATTAGGTGGGGCAATTGCGTTCTCAGCCATTGTTGCTGCAATTACCTTTATCATTACTTGGATTGCGTCCAGCAATGTATTTGATGGGTTAATGTCAAATGTATCTCAAAGGGATGCAATTTACCAGAAATTAGATGAAATTGATAAAACAGTACGTACCCATTATATTGGGGACTTAGATGAAACAACCTTGCAAAACTATATTGCCCGTGGCTATGTAGCAGGCACGGGGGATGATTATGCTACTTATTATTCTGCAGAAGACCTGAAAACATTACAGCAGGATCAACAAGGTTATGTTACCGGCATTGGCATTACCGGTAGCCAAGATGAAAGCGGATATATTAAAGTATTGACGATTTATGAGGGTTCTCCTGCTAGTGCAGCTGGAATAGAATCCGGCGATTTGATTGTTGCAATTGAGGGGAACGATGTAAAAACTTCCGGTTATAGTGTAGCAATGAAACAGCTACAAGGGGAAGCAGGTACTGTTGTAAAATTGACTGTGCGTCATAATGGACAGGATAATGAATTGGAATTAACCCGACAGAAAATGTCTATTCCTACTGTTTCTTATCGCATGATTGACGATAAAGGATATATTAAAATATCTTCCTTTAAGGGGAACACAGTGGATCAATTTAAAACAGCGATAGAAGATTTACAGGCACAAGGAGCCCAAGGAGTGATTTTTGACCTACGGGATAACACAGGTGGTACAATTGATAGTGTAACCAAAATTTTGGATCAGATTTTGCCAGAAGGAACTTTAGGAAACTACCGTTATAAAGATGGAAGTACAGAGGAATTAGGGTATTCTGATGCCACTAGTATTGACCTCCCAATGGTAATGATTGCAAACAATGAAACAGCCAGTGCTTCTGAGTTGTTTATTGCAGATTTAAAAGACTATGATAAAGCAAAATTGGTGGGAACAACTACATATGGTAAAGGGGTTTGCCAAACCTTATATACATTACAGGATGGGAGTGCTGTTAATATTACTTCTTGCTATTTTGACCCAGCTAAAACGGAAAACTTTAATGGCGTGGGAATCACTCCAGATTTTGAAGTAAAATTGTCCGAAGAGAGTCAAAAACTTTATGCTTCTGGTAGCCTGACAGACGAGAGTGATACTCAACTTCAAAAAGCAATTGAAGTATTAGAGACAGAAACTAAGTAG
- a CDS encoding 4Fe-4S dicluster domain-containing protein: protein MTKIWIDHEQCKGCGLCTTACPKQILKLSNHRFNQKGYHTVELIDDDACIHCGMCTIICPDCAILLKEVVQTNN from the coding sequence ATGACTAAAATTTGGATTGACCACGAACAATGTAAAGGATGCGGTTTATGTACAACTGCCTGTCCAAAGCAAATTTTAAAATTATCTAATCATCGGTTTAACCAAAAAGGCTATCATACAGTGGAATTGATTGATGATGACGCTTGCATTCATTGTGGGATGTGTACGATTATCTGTCCAGATTGTGCCATTTTATTAAAAGAAGTAGTACAAACAAACAATTAG
- a CDS encoding 3-methyl-2-oxobutanoate dehydrogenase subunit VorB codes for MGQRYLMKGNEALAESAIRSGCKCFFGYPITPQTEIAAYMAKRMPQIDGGVYLQAESEIAAANMVLGAASAGFRAMTSSSSPGISLKSEAISYLAASDLPCLIVNIQRAGPGLGGIQPSQSDYWQATHNGHGDFHLLVFAPNSVQEMVDLVEHAFDKADQYRMPAMILGDGTLGQMMEPIEFRHDIRTDLPEKPWAANGHQNQREHNIINSLFLQPSELEKSNLERFQRYEMVKQKEQMAEEYLTEDADIVVVAFGATSRIVKSAVRAAREQGIKAGLIRPITLWPFPVQALKRCHAKKFLTVEMNMGQMVDDVRLAIECRCPVEFYGRVGGIIPKPAEILEQLQKMAKEG; via the coding sequence ATGGGACAAAGATATTTAATGAAAGGGAATGAGGCTCTAGCAGAATCCGCAATCCGTTCTGGATGCAAATGTTTTTTTGGCTATCCTATTACCCCTCAAACAGAAATTGCCGCTTATATGGCAAAACGGATGCCACAGATTGATGGTGGAGTATATTTACAAGCAGAATCTGAAATTGCGGCGGCAAACATGGTGCTAGGAGCTGCTTCTGCTGGCTTTCGGGCGATGACTTCCTCTTCTTCTCCAGGAATTAGCTTAAAAAGTGAGGCAATTTCTTATTTAGCGGCAAGTGATTTACCATGCCTAATTGTGAATATTCAGCGTGCTGGTCCAGGATTAGGAGGAATCCAACCTTCCCAATCCGATTATTGGCAGGCTACCCATAACGGACATGGAGATTTTCATTTATTAGTATTTGCTCCAAATAGCGTGCAGGAAATGGTGGACTTAGTGGAACATGCTTTTGATAAAGCAGACCAATATCGTATGCCAGCCATGATTTTAGGAGATGGTACCTTAGGGCAGATGATGGAGCCAATTGAATTCCGTCATGATATTCGGACAGATTTACCAGAAAAACCTTGGGCTGCTAATGGTCATCAAAATCAAAGGGAACATAATATTATCAATTCCTTATTTTTACAGCCTTCTGAATTAGAAAAATCCAATTTAGAGCGTTTTCAACGCTATGAAATGGTGAAACAAAAGGAGCAGATGGCAGAAGAATACCTAACTGAAGATGCAGATATTGTAGTGGTAGCTTTTGGAGCGACATCCCGTATTGTAAAATCCGCAGTACGCGCTGCTCGAGAGCAGGGAATAAAAGCTGGATTAATCCGGCCAATTACACTATGGCCATTCCCGGTCCAAGCATTAAAACGGTGTCATGCAAAAAAATTTTTAACAGTTGAAATGAATATGGGTCAGATGGTGGATGATGTCCGCTTAGCGATTGAATGCCGTTGCCCAGTGGAATTTTATGGACGTGTGGGAGGAATTATTCCAAAACCAGCTGAAATACTAGAACAACTGCAAAAAATGGCGAAGGAGGGATAA
- a CDS encoding thiamine pyrophosphate-dependent enzyme has translation MAGVMERPKGLTEVTTHYCPGCTHGIIHRLVAEVLEGMDVLGQTVGVASVGCSVMAYDYFSCDMVQAPHGRAPAVATGLKRVLGKDSIIFTYQGDGDLAAIGTAETVHAATRGENITIIFVNNTIYGMTGGQMAPTTLPGQVTQTTPTGRHVEQAGFPIRMCEMLSTLDGVAYAERVSVHDVKHILQTKKAIQKAFQTQKEGKGFSIVEVLSTCPTNWGQTPIEALKRVETEMIPYYPLGVYQDRTEKGVFTP, from the coding sequence ATGGCTGGAGTAATGGAAAGACCAAAAGGTTTAACAGAGGTTACAACCCATTATTGTCCTGGGTGTACCCATGGAATTATCCATCGATTGGTTGCGGAAGTATTAGAAGGTATGGATGTATTGGGACAGACAGTAGGTGTGGCTTCCGTCGGATGCTCTGTTATGGCCTATGATTATTTTAGCTGCGATATGGTACAGGCTCCTCATGGACGCGCTCCAGCTGTTGCGACTGGTTTGAAGCGTGTTTTAGGAAAAGACAGCATTATTTTTACCTATCAAGGAGATGGAGATTTAGCGGCGATTGGGACTGCTGAAACAGTACATGCAGCAACTCGAGGTGAAAATATTACTATTATATTTGTAAATAATACCATTTATGGTATGACAGGAGGGCAAATGGCTCCTACTACGCTACCGGGTCAGGTGACACAAACAACTCCTACAGGACGTCACGTAGAACAAGCAGGCTTCCCAATCCGTATGTGTGAAATGTTGTCCACATTAGATGGGGTTGCCTATGCGGAACGTGTATCTGTTCATGATGTAAAACATATTCTTCAAACCAAAAAGGCGATTCAAAAAGCATTTCAAACCCAAAAAGAAGGAAAAGGATTTTCGATTGTTGAGGTTCTTTCTACCTGTCCAACGAACTGGGGACAAACGCCAATAGAAGCATTAAAAAGGGTAGAAACGGAAATGATACCTTACTATCCTTTGGGCGTCTATCAAGACCGTACAGAGAAAGGGGTGTTTACTCCATGA
- a CDS encoding 2-oxoacid:acceptor oxidoreductase family protein, with the protein MTMNMLFAGFGGQGILFAGKVAAYTGLLDEKQVTWLPSYGPEMRGGTANCSVCLSEETIGSPLVVNPNLLLAMNGPSYHRFIQTVQMDGITVFDSSLITDAVYQKGIHQYGIPATKMADDNQLKGLANMICLGYVLQLTGFTSKESLENAIEHTVPPKKAHLLEKNKQAFLLGYNYQGKELSK; encoded by the coding sequence ATGACAATGAATATGTTATTTGCAGGTTTTGGTGGGCAGGGAATACTGTTTGCAGGAAAAGTGGCTGCATATACTGGTTTGTTGGATGAAAAACAGGTTACCTGGTTACCTTCTTATGGTCCAGAGATGAGAGGCGGTACAGCCAACTGTTCGGTTTGTTTGAGTGAGGAAACTATTGGGAGTCCCTTGGTGGTAAATCCAAACCTGTTACTAGCAATGAATGGACCTTCCTATCATCGGTTTATACAGACAGTGCAGATGGATGGAATTACCGTATTTGATAGTAGTTTGATTACAGATGCTGTATATCAAAAGGGAATCCACCAATATGGGATTCCGGCTACTAAGATGGCTGATGATAATCAATTAAAGGGTCTTGCAAATATGATCTGCTTAGGTTATGTATTGCAATTAACTGGCTTTACTTCCAAAGAATCGTTGGAAAATGCCATTGAACATACTGTTCCACCCAAAAAAGCACATTTATTGGAGAAGAATAAACAGGCATTTTTGTTAGGATACAATTATCAGGGAAAGGAACTATCGAAATAG
- a CDS encoding family 78 glycoside hydrolase catalytic domain translates to MKTKSKIRSILAAVLAVCLMLQMVVGLNITAFAADPALSVTNLEVESSVNPLGIDNTTPNFSWKIDSSERGVTQKSYHIQVATSQENLKNGPYVWDSNVVESDQSVNIVYNGEALQPTTRYFWQVTVTDNKGNTATSSEEAYWETGLMETNWSAKWIELDEGAQPSPANYSVEMDFRILKDDIGIIFAAKDTSNFLMWQVNTFEKKFNGKTSFRPHQWVNNAASCIDEKSIDDVIPVEDQQKQHHIKIQVEGNQITTWIDDTQVDQRTSDLAAYGKIGFRQVTNAGDCDEHGSFDNIVVKDTDTDDVLFSENFDNGNRSFNFGTVNNGELEVYNTLGLQKDSMSSAPMYRKEFDVNKEIKKATIHASALGIYELEVNGQKVSDDYFNPGWTNYELNQDDNNYVMYQTFDVTDLLQQGKNVIGAMTGHGWYSGKLFVGGNNRYGTGSKLLCQVEVEYADGEKAIVAATDSSWKINGNGPIIEDDFQGGESYDANLEIPGWSTTAYTEDSSWYSAKESSYNGDIVAQMGPTVKAIQEFKPIEVTNPSEGTYIFDLGQNIAGFARLHVKGEAGTTVKLRFGEMLNQDGTLYTDNLRSAKATDYYTLKGDENGETYEPRFTFHGFRYIEVTGYPGVPTAEDITGIALSSLQETTGTFTTSNEWVNQLQSNITWGQRDNFISVPTDCPQRDERLGYTGDGQVFVRTASMNMDVNQFFVKFMEDVISNQRADGAVADWTPNYVTPGDGMSGSFGNSGWGDAVVIIPWTMYTTYGNTDIIRQSYDGMKKWVDRYNTMGGDSHILPSSCSAYGDWLSINADTPKEVIGTGYFAYCANLLSKMAEVIGETEDAAYYHNLFLEVRDAFNKEFVDAEGHVKGQTQTSYLVALKFDLLPTEEARQKAADYLVADIKAKDWHLSTGFIGVAYLCPMLTEMGYSDVAYRLLLQDTYPSWLYSVKAGATTIWERWNSYNSETGQFGDVGMNSFNHYSLGSVGEWFYNYVGGIKYDETNPGYKNVTINPYQGGDLEFANTSYETPYGTIISNWKYVDNNTLQMDVQVPANSTATIYVPTEDGGIDNITENGAAIAESEGVEFVGMDDNKAMFKVGSGNYTIQTKVTREYLLNIADSNTAAASYVSINGGEMQKLPISEPVKAGDEITLKVTPVNDVDYQFSSISGAVESDKNEVTFTIEGTTNVTVTNSEIERVDLALNKTVNSSPSINNTDWNNKYLTDGNKISTTGSMGYTSTSTTTPDVNHWVEIDLGANTEFNRIHIYPRTDVKTADGKTPSFPKDFTIQVKADGASEYTTIGTYNDYTAPEGKPAVLTFDELQNARYIRLNVTRVGDPPAGEPYYLQLAEMGIYNEVETPEPPEVDKTALETLYNQVKDTDLSQYVDGDAKDTFVAELEKAKNLIANEEATQEQVNEAVTALQNAYDALEKKPVEPVETNKDILNKVIVYAEEQKASDDFNNVIADVQESFNAALDAAKEIAADPAATQDAVDAAWKALMTEIHKLGFVKGDITSLEALVSLAEGYDMNDYVEAGQAEFLEALKAAQDLLADKDNAMQAEIETAESNLLNAMLNLRYKADKSILEKVIAEANGKDANAYTAESYAVLQAAVAEANAVMANENATQEEVDAAVTGVQEAMKGLVAVEKPSTETPDENKADGTQTGQESTITKANAAKTGDVAPIAGIMVLALAGTAVTLLKKRK, encoded by the coding sequence ATGAAGACCAAAAGCAAAATCAGGTCCATACTTGCTGCGGTATTAGCAGTATGCCTGATGTTACAGATGGTTGTTGGATTAAATATTACTGCGTTTGCGGCAGATCCAGCTCTTTCTGTAACCAATCTGGAGGTAGAGTCCTCCGTCAACCCATTAGGGATTGACAACACTACACCAAATTTCAGTTGGAAAATTGATTCTTCTGAGCGCGGTGTAACGCAAAAATCCTATCATATTCAGGTCGCAACCAGCCAAGAAAACCTGAAAAATGGCCCTTATGTATGGGATTCCAATGTAGTAGAATCCGATCAATCCGTTAATATTGTTTATAATGGTGAGGCATTACAGCCTACTACCCGCTATTTCTGGCAGGTAACTGTTACAGACAATAAAGGTAACACCGCAACCTCTAGTGAGGAAGCTTACTGGGAAACTGGTTTAATGGAGACAAATTGGTCTGCAAAATGGATTGAACTAGATGAGGGAGCACAACCATCTCCAGCAAATTATTCTGTTGAAATGGATTTCCGTATCCTCAAAGATGATATTGGTATTATCTTTGCGGCAAAAGACACTTCCAATTTCTTAATGTGGCAGGTAAACACATTTGAAAAGAAATTTAATGGAAAAACTAGCTTCCGCCCACACCAATGGGTTAACAATGCAGCAAGCTGTATTGATGAAAAATCTATTGATGATGTTATTCCAGTAGAAGACCAACAAAAACAGCATCATATCAAAATTCAAGTGGAAGGCAACCAAATCACTACTTGGATTGATGACACACAAGTTGACCAACGCACCAGTGATTTAGCTGCTTATGGAAAAATTGGTTTCCGTCAAGTAACCAATGCAGGTGACTGTGATGAACACGGAAGCTTTGACAATATCGTTGTAAAGGACACAGATACAGATGATGTTCTGTTCTCTGAAAATTTTGATAACGGCAATAGAAGCTTCAATTTTGGTACTGTAAATAATGGAGAATTAGAAGTTTATAATACTTTGGGATTACAAAAAGATTCCATGAGCTCCGCTCCAATGTACCGTAAAGAATTTGATGTCAACAAAGAAATCAAAAAAGCAACTATTCATGCTTCCGCCTTGGGTATTTACGAATTGGAAGTAAATGGCCAAAAAGTAAGCGACGATTACTTTAACCCAGGCTGGACAAACTATGAACTGAACCAGGACGACAACAACTATGTCATGTATCAAACATTTGATGTAACAGATTTGTTGCAACAAGGCAAAAACGTCATTGGTGCAATGACTGGACACGGTTGGTATTCTGGTAAATTGTTTGTAGGCGGTAATAACCGTTACGGTACAGGCTCCAAACTGCTCTGCCAAGTAGAAGTAGAATATGCAGATGGAGAAAAGGCAATTGTTGCCGCAACTGATTCTTCTTGGAAAATCAACGGAAATGGACCAATTATTGAGGATGACTTCCAGGGCGGTGAAAGCTATGATGCTAATCTGGAAATCCCAGGCTGGTCCACAACAGCATACACGGAGGATTCTTCCTGGTATTCTGCAAAAGAATCCAGCTATAATGGTGACATTGTTGCTCAAATGGGACCAACCGTAAAAGCAATCCAAGAATTTAAACCAATTGAAGTAACCAATCCTTCCGAAGGTACTTATATCTTTGACCTTGGACAAAACATTGCTGGTTTTGCCCGCTTACATGTAAAAGGTGAAGCTGGAACAACAGTAAAACTCCGTTTTGGTGAAATGCTGAACCAGGATGGTACTCTATATACAGACAACCTCCGTTCCGCAAAAGCCACCGACTACTACACCTTAAAAGGTGATGAAAACGGTGAAACTTATGAACCACGTTTTACCTTCCATGGTTTCCGTTACATTGAAGTAACCGGTTATCCTGGAGTTCCTACTGCAGAAGATATTACAGGGATTGCATTAAGCTCCTTGCAAGAAACAACTGGTACATTTACTACTTCTAACGAATGGGTAAACCAGTTACAAAGCAATATTACTTGGGGCCAGAGAGATAACTTTATCAGCGTTCCTACCGATTGCCCACAGCGTGATGAACGTTTAGGCTATACTGGTGACGGACAGGTATTTGTTCGCACCGCTTCCATGAACATGGATGTAAACCAATTCTTTGTAAAATTTATGGAAGATGTTATTTCCAACCAACGTGCAGATGGTGCAGTTGCTGACTGGACTCCAAACTATGTAACACCTGGTGATGGCATGAGTGGTTCCTTTGGTAACTCCGGTTGGGGCGATGCCGTTGTAATCATCCCATGGACCATGTACACCACTTATGGTAATACAGATATTATCAGACAATCCTATGACGGAATGAAAAAATGGGTAGACCGTTACAACACTATGGGCGGAGATTCTCATATCTTACCTTCCAGCTGTAGTGCTTATGGGGACTGGTTATCCATTAACGCCGATACACCAAAAGAGGTTATTGGTACTGGTTATTTCGCATACTGTGCTAACCTGTTATCCAAAATGGCAGAAGTTATTGGAGAAACAGAAGACGCAGCATATTATCACAACTTATTCCTTGAAGTACGCGACGCATTCAATAAAGAATTCGTTGATGCAGAAGGCCATGTGAAAGGTCAAACACAAACCAGCTATCTGGTTGCCTTAAAATTTGACTTATTACCAACAGAAGAAGCGAGACAAAAAGCAGCTGACTACTTAGTAGCAGATATCAAAGCAAAAGATTGGCATCTGTCCACAGGCTTTATCGGCGTTGCTTACCTCTGCCCAATGCTGACAGAAATGGGTTACTCCGATGTTGCTTATCGTCTGTTATTACAGGATACTTACCCATCTTGGCTGTACAGCGTAAAAGCTGGTGCAACAACTATTTGGGAACGTTGGAACTCTTATAATTCAGAAACCGGACAATTCGGTGATGTTGGCATGAACTCCTTCAACCACTACTCTTTAGGTTCTGTTGGTGAATGGTTCTACAACTACGTAGGCGGTATTAAGTATGACGAAACAAACCCTGGCTACAAAAACGTAACCATCAACCCATATCAGGGTGGGGACTTAGAATTTGCGAATACTTCTTATGAAACTCCATATGGTACAATTATCAGTAATTGGAAATATGTAGACAACAATACCTTACAAATGGATGTACAGGTTCCTGCAAACTCCACAGCTACTATCTATGTTCCAACAGAAGATGGCGGTATCGATAATATTACAGAAAACGGTGCAGCAATTGCCGAATCCGAAGGCGTAGAATTTGTTGGCATGGATGACAATAAAGCAATGTTTAAAGTAGGTTCCGGTAATTACACCATTCAAACAAAAGTAACCCGTGAATACTTATTAAACATCGCCGATTCCAACACAGCGGCTGCTAGCTATGTGTCCATCAATGGTGGTGAAATGCAGAAACTACCAATCTCTGAACCCGTAAAAGCAGGCGATGAAATCACATTAAAAGTAACACCTGTAAACGATGTTGACTATCAATTCTCCAGCATCTCCGGTGCAGTAGAATCTGATAAAAATGAAGTAACCTTTACCATCGAAGGTACTACAAACGTAACAGTTACCAACTCAGAAATTGAGCGTGTAGACCTAGCATTAAATAAAACCGTTAATTCCAGTCCATCTATCAATAACACAGATTGGAATAACAAATATTTAACAGATGGCAATAAAATTTCTACCACAGGTAGTATGGGATACACCTCAACTTCTACCACTACTCCAGATGTAAACCACTGGGTAGAAATTGATTTGGGTGCTAACACCGAATTTAACCGCATTCATATCTATCCAAGAACTGATGTGAAAACAGCGGATGGAAAAACACCATCCTTCCCAAAAGACTTTACCATACAGGTAAAAGCGGATGGCGCTTCTGAATACACTACAATCGGAACCTATAACGATTATACTGCTCCAGAAGGAAAACCAGCTGTATTGACATTTGATGAACTGCAAAATGCACGTTATATACGCTTAAATGTTACACGTGTAGGAGATCCTCCAGCAGGAGAACCTTACTATCTACAGTTGGCTGAAATGGGCATTTACAATGAAGTTGAAACCCCAGAACCACCAGAAGTAGATAAAACAGCATTAGAAACCCTCTACAACCAGGTAAAAGACACCGATCTGAGCCAGTATGTAGACGGCGATGCAAAAGATACCTTTGTAGCAGAACTGGAAAAAGCGAAAAACCTGATTGCGAATGAAGAAGCAACCCAGGAACAAGTTAACGAAGCAGTGACAGCACTGCAGAATGCTTATGACGCACTGGAAAAGAAACCAGTAGAACCAGTGGAAACCAATAAAGATATCCTAAACAAAGTAATCGTATACGCAGAAGAACAAAAAGCATCTGATGACTTTAACAATGTCATCGCAGATGTACAGGAATCCTTCAACGCAGCATTGGATGCAGCAAAAGAAATTGCGGCAGATCCAGCAGCAACTCAGGATGCAGTAGATGCAGCATGGAAAGCATTGATGACAGAAATCCATAAATTAGGCTTTGTCAAAGGAGATATTACTTCCTTAGAAGCTCTGGTATCCTTGGCAGAAGGCTATGACATGAATGACTATGTAGAAGCAGGTCAGGCAGAATTCTTAGAAGCATTGAAAGCAGCGCAAGATTTATTAGCGGATAAAGACAATGCAATGCAGGCAGAAATCGAAACAGCAGAAAGCAATCTGTTGAACGCGATGCTGAACCTGAGATACAAAGCAGATAAATCCATCCTGGAAAAAGTAATTGCGGAAGCCAACGGCAAAGATGCGAACGCATATACAGCGGAAAGCTATGCAGTACTGCAAGCAGCAGTAGCAGAAGCAAACGCAGTGATGGCAAATGAAAACGCAACCCAGGAAGAAGTAGACGCAGCAGTAACAGGTGTACAAGAAGCAATGAAAGGTCTAGTAGCAGTAGAAAAACCATCTACCGAAACACCAGATGAGAACAAAGCGGATGGTACACAAACAGGACAAGAATCTACCATAACAAAAGCAAACGCAGCCAAAACAGGCGACGTTGCTCCAATTGCTGGTATTATGGTTCTTGCATTGGCTGGTACAGCTGTAACCTTACTGAAAAAACGGAAATAA